One segment of Manihot esculenta cultivar AM560-2 chromosome 4, M.esculenta_v8, whole genome shotgun sequence DNA contains the following:
- the LOC110607700 gene encoding uncharacterized protein LOC110607700 translates to MVSLARSLSVSLALSLSLGLSRSLSLARSLSLAPSLSLLDFYCFSLLNSVLQSASGMYRNLNSLALGLAKKGGFLMNCSCSGAVTQSGVFLRILQVRLDPSRPLSKRRHGVVAEILKKARIYVPPSADSSVGLDGKTEAQTFAAS, encoded by the exons ATGGTCTCTCTCGCTCGGTCTCTCTCGGtctctctcgctctctctctctcgctcggtctctctcgctctctctctctcgctcggTCTCTCTCGCTCGCTCCTTCGCTTTCTCTCTTGGATTTCTATTGCTTCTCTCTCCTTAACTCT GTTTTACAAAGTGCATCAGGCATGTACAGAAATCTGAATTCATTAGCATTGGGATTGGCAAAGAAAGGTGGTTTTCTCATGAATTGTTCTTGTTCAGGAGCTGTGACCCAAAGTGGTGTATTCTTGCGCATTCTCCAG GTTAGACTGGATCCTTCTAGGCCCTTAAGTAAGCGGAGGCATGGGGTTGTTGCTGAAATTCTGAAGAAAGCACGTATTTATGTGCCACCATCAGCTGATAGCTCTGTGGGTTTAGATGGCAAAACTGAAGCACAAACTTTTGCAGCCTCTTGA